tgcaacctctgcctcctgggttcaagcgattctcctgtctcagcctcccgagtagctaggattacaggcacgtgccaccaccctcagctaattttgtatttttagtagaaatagggtttcttcatgttggtcaggctgatctcgaactcccgacctcaggtgatccacctgccttgacctcccaaagtgctgggattacaggcgtgagccaccatgcccggctgacctTAGCTTGCTTTTGAAAACCAATGTATAACTTTTTGTCTTGGTTCAAAACTCATCTGACTCTTGAGACTTCTTCtaagtttttgttttcgtttttacTGTGCTATAGTGTAACTCTCAGGGTGGGTAGTTTTGTGAGGTCCATCACCCAGCTTGTTTCCCGGAAGATCCTTGGCCTCATTCAGACCATTCAAGTGCTCATGGTTTCTTGGCTGTTTGAGGAGCTCTTGATGCTTCTGGGAACCTAGATGATTTGCCAGCCCAGCTCTCAGGAGCCCAGCCTAGCAGGGCTTCAGTCTCTATCCACTATCAAAGAATGTTCAAGAATCTTGGCATGAAgtggcaagaaaaaaagaaaactgcccaGGATTTACATCTATATGTATACTAAGGATTTATAAATCATGTGGATAAAGTTATGGCTAATCTTTTGAGGATGATTTCTCTCAACTACAGCTTTCCCTCAAGAGCCACTTCTTCCAGAAATTGATcagcaaagaaagaacaaaggaaagcCCAGATTCAAGAGAGACCTCTTTAAAATTTTCCAGCAAAATAGATTCTCTTACTGACGAATGTATGCAAGTGGTAtagcacagtggttctcaaacctttTGGTTTGTGGGACCCCTGTATACTCTTAAAGTACTGAGGAAAATGAAGAGTTTTAGTTTATgtggatattctttttttgtcaCTACACCAAATCTGGTAATGATATAGTTTCTTAAAGGTTATTTacaatgtggaatctgaaatcATATCAGTAAACTTTTTGTGCTCTGGTATATTAAAATCCATTGCTCTGTCTTGCACTTTGAGCAGATCATTTACCCATGCATGATTCTGTAACATCATGCCTTGGTCACTTAGAAAATACTGGTTCACTGACATGAAGAATTTCCAATTCATTATACAATTTTTTTGAAATCGCATTTGTTCATATCATCACCAGTCTCATCAGAAAAGTCTAAATATTGGGAAGCTGTTGAGCTCATGGTGGTGGATACAGATGTTCCAGTGAAAACTAATTGAAAGCTAGAAATTTGTCGTTGGTTACAAATACTGTCAGTTGGTTTTTCTTGAGGTTACAGGATCAGTTGGTTAATTTTTGAGAAGATGTCTGCCAGATACCCAGGTCTGGGTAACCATAGTTATCTATCAGTTATTCTTTCAAGTAAAGATGGTATTATTTGAACAGAGTGGTTAGTTCAGCTTGCAATTCAGACAGTTGCACAGGTGCTTTTCCTGGAAACAAATACTGTACTTCAACACATGAtaataaaaggatatatatttaaaggttgcaatttaataaaattttactttcatcGAGGACTTTCTTTAGTGAAACTGgcttaattttctatttgttagATTCTGGGCATGTGATGATGAGAAATACAATGATGAATAGTACAGTTTGGGGCCACtacgttgttgttgttgttgttgttgttgttgttgttttgagatggagtctcactctgtcgcccaggctggagcgcggtggcgcgatcttggatcactgcaacctctgcctcctgggttcaagagattctcctgcctcagcctcctgagtacctgggattataggtgcccaccacaacgctcggctaatttttgtatttttagtagagacggggttcaccatgttggccaggctggtcttgaactcctgacccaggtgattcacccgcctcgcctcgacctcccaaagtgctgggattataggcgtgagccaccgtgcccggccacggGGGGCCGCTACTTTGATTGATGCTAATGTGCCAGGAGTTTTACCCATCATTGACTTTGCACCATTAATGCaaatgtcaacacagtgaaaaaacACCAATAGTATCATCATGATATTATAAAAAGTGTTTTGACTTTATGGACTCCAGAACCTTCACCTTCGACTGTGCAATTTATCCTAAAGAAATGTAccccaggccgggtgtggtggctcacgcctgtaatcctagcactttgggaggctgagcaggcggatcacctcacGTCAGGGGTtgaagaccagcatggccaacatggcaaaacctgtctctactaaaaatataaaaattagcggggcatcttggcacatgcctgtaatcccagctccttgggaggctgaggcaggaaaatcgcttgaacccaggaggcagaggttgcaatgagctgagattgtgccactgcagtccagcctgggcgacagagtgggactccgtctcaaaaaaaaagcccaaaattTATGTGCAAGAATATACATTGATGAATTATTCTTTTTGGTAGTAAAAAAAATTCGATATATCtaagaataaatgtttattaaatacattATGCTATATCAATGGAAAAGTATATGATCTGAGCAATTGAAGCAACATTTTGTGAGAATAAAGACACAGGAAAATGTGAGATAAATGTTAAcggggaagaaaaggaggaaacaaaTTAGTATATAAGGAATGATTCAGTTATGTGATAAAGATACTATGTACATATAGACAAGTGTAAATAATTGGAAAGATAAATACAAGAATGTTAATAGTGATCATCTTGAGTGATAGGGATATGGGTGTTTTAAtttgtgtctgtatttctgtTAGTCTAAGTGTTGTACAATAAGCGTGTGTTACTTTTGGGGGGAGGGGTGTTGGTtgcattttgaaaatttatttttaaatttatattcagtACAATTCACTCTGGTTTACAGTTCTGTGAGTGTTGACAAATGCATAGGATCATATAACTACtaccacagtcaagatacagaacagggTCATACTTTCTGGCATGATCTTCCATCTGGGACCCACCATACTGAATATACTGCCAATCCCAAAGATGCACAGAATGAAACTTTGTAAGGTGTGTGTTTCTTTGCTTGGCAAGGAGTGGGTAGGTACATGATCtgtgaatataaaatgaaatttgaaggACAATTCCCCCAAAGGACATTGGAGGAAAATTCTAACCTTTCCACTGGAGCTTCGTCACAAGAAAATTTCAGCTCTGAGGATTTGGGAAAGAAAACTAAATCATATCTTCAATTCCTTTCGTCCTTCCAATGGGTCATGAAGACAGAGAACTTCAACGCCATGATCAGTGGTTCCAACAGTCAAGTAGTCATCCCTAGGTATACTAGGGGTGGGGGTCAGTGTTCTATGTATACCAAAACCCGTGCATACTGAAGTCCCACAGTTGACCCCGCAGAACCCTCGGATAGGAAAAGCCAGCACTCCATATATGTGGGTTTCATGTGGTTTGGTCTAAAACAATCCGTGTATAAGTTgactcacacagttcaaacttGTGTTCTTCAAGGATCAGCTGTATATTTACTACTCTCACTTTCTAGAAATTAAACCTAGATATTAAGCCATGTAAAAAGATAACTTTCCTACATTCAAATATGCATCCATTTTAACCTACTCAAGTCTATAGCTGAGTTTGTTCTTTTACAAATTCGAGCATGTATATAGATTCATACattcaccaccacaatcaagataaaaaACAGTTCCTacaaaaaccctaaaaactccCAAAATAGTCCTATAAAACTCCCTCCTGCTATTCCTTTATAATCACACCCTCCTTCCCACTCCTAACTCTGTCAACTACGATACGTTTTCATCAGTAGAAATTTGTCTTTTcgagaatgtcatataaatagacTCATACAGCCTTTGAGACTATCTTCTTTCCCtcagttcattccttttattgctgaatataTTCTATCATATGGATCTGTCAGTTTGTTTGATCCATTTACTCACTGAAGGatgtttggattgtttccagtctGGGGAAATTATGAGTTCagatgctataaacattcacGTACAGGTATTTTGTCAgggcataagttttcatttctctaggataaatATCCAGGGGTAGGGTTGCCGGCTCATATGCTAAGTGTATATTTCACCATTTAAGacattgccaaactgtttttcagaatGGTGGTATTTTTTTCATTCCCATCAGCAGCGTATGAGAGTTCCATTTACTGGGCATGCTCACTGGCGCTTGATATtgttggtattttttattttagacattttaatatGTATGGAATGGTAGCTCATCAtgatactaatttacatttccctaatgactaatgacgttgaacatcttttcatctgCTTATTTGTCATCCTTATGTCCACTTTGGTGAAGTGTCCCAAGTTttcccccatttaaaaaaaaaattggattttttttttttttttactgctaagttttgaaagttctttatatatcctagACACAGATCCTTTGttggatatgtgatttgcaaatatgttgtcccagtctgtagcttgtcttttcattctcttgatagtgtctttcacagagaaaAAGTTCTAATTTTTATCAAGTCCAGtgtatcaatatttttcttttatggattgtgcttttgatcTCATGACTAAGAACTCAAATATTATATCtatgtctatgatccattttgaattaatttttataaagttagggcagagttcaatttttttctttggtctGTGTGTGTCCAGTTGTTCcaacaccatttgctgaaaagtcTATCCTTCTTccactgaattgcttttgcacccgTGTTAAAAACCATTTGAGCATATttgtatgggtctatttctggactctttgttctcttccattgatctctctgtttattcttttgccaataccacacaccttgattactgtagctttatagtaagtcttgtaTAATGcaattcttccattttatttttttcaaaaatgtcttaATTCTAGTTcgtttgcctttccatataaattttagagtcagCTTGTCCTTATCAAcaaaatttttattggaattgtgTTAAATCCATATCAATTggggaagaattgacatctttattatGTCAAGTCTTCCAATATATGAACACTTTATGTctcatttatttggatcttctttgttttcttccattaacattttatagttttcagcttATGGGtcctgtacatgttttgttagatttatatacCTAGGGAGTACCTTTTGGTTCTCAAAAGAGTACTGAGGATCcatgaaatgttaaaaatattctaCATAAATGCATTGTTAATATGTagcctttaaattttattttgtaaatctttATTGATTAGTTCAAATATTCAGCCACATAATACTgccaagtttttaaaataccagCTTTTGTATTGtaattttacttttgtaaaattCATAGATTTACATAAatatctgtatgtgtatatatgcctAGAGAGATTTCTAAAAGGATTTTTAAGGGTTTGAAAACCcttaaaaaatacatgttaatgAATTCTAATGTACCACTGAATAGTTAACATGTAATTACCATGTGCTATATATGAGAATATGAAAGTAAAAGGTATATATACTTTCACGCCTATATCAAGTTGATTGTGTACTTATAAATAAGAAGGGAGTTaaatttctaaaacacaaaaatgagttcTCATGTGAcccaaaataatttttggaaagcAAAAATATCAATTGTATCTTCttcatatttatacatttttagtgGGAATTTACCATGCTTCTTAAGTCTTCAGATTTATTGCTCACTCTTGACAAATAGTGGATCATTAGCATTGCTCAACCTTGCCTGTTCTCTGTTGTGAATATGATTGTATAAACCTAGGTGAGGAGTAGTTTGTATAGAAATGTCATCTTTCCTGTATCTCTTCTAGGGGACCTGCCTAATGATTTCATGACATCATCTGATCCAGTATGCTGAGGAATTATGGTCTTTCCAAGCTTTTAAAGTAGTTTTGAGATCTTCAGTTCTGTCACTACCCTCTCAACCTTGACTGTGACTCACCATAGTCTCTTTTGGACTAGCTTCAGTTTTCCATCTATAGGAAGTGCCTAGTTTTTTGCACAGCCTAGCACTCCATGAGCAGGGCCTGAAAGTCAAAATGGAGCAATCCCTAGGCATTTCTCAATATTCCTTGTAGGAATCAGGTGACAGAAATGGGATTCTGCAACTTCTTCAGCATATAGGAACTTGAGTGAAAATACAGGACTGCCCATCTTTTGGAATGTTTTGGCCTTCTTCACAGTTCCTGTGGGaactttgaaaatttttcaaatttgttttactTAGCTACCTGTCTACACAAGCATGTCATTACTGAAGTAGGCTGTCTGGACCCTCCTCCCTAAACACCATTTTCTCTGCTCTCACACACCAAAAGTATTTAAAGTGCCTtcaaaaagtgattttaaaaggaGAGGATTCCATTATGTTAATATACATTGTATTTTACACAGTACCTTGcagttttcaaagcattttttatACTGTACCTAGTTTGTCCCTCACAGTATTCCTGTGAGGTATTCAGAGCAATACCCTCCAGTATTTCCCAGGCCAGGATGACCAAAGCCCACAAGTTGTCCACATTGGATATCATGGTGTTGTATTATATTCCACTTACATTGCCTTTTCCTCCATTCTCACTGCTTTAATTCAATTCCTGGTCATCTCGTTCTTAGCTTGCTAATCGATCTCCCTTGTCtttgtatcagtccattctcTATATCATTTCCAGGATTATTTTTCCAAAACAGGATAAATAATGTCATCTTCCAGCTTAAAAACCTCCTGTGGTTGTTCATTTCTTACAGATTAAAATTCAGATTTGGGAGCACTGCATTAGGCCCCAAGCCAGCCTTTCCACCTTCTCTACCCTCAGTATCCCTTGCAGACCATCTGCCTGCCACACTGGAGAGCTTGGCATTCCTCAGAGATCCCTTATGCTTGACTATCTCCACACTTTCACTCCTGCCATCTCCTCTGTGTAGTACTATAGCCCACCACTTGTGACATCCCACTTTGtgaaattcttctgccttcagTGGTACGGTCTCTGGAAAGCCTTCTTCACTCAGCTCTCCAGGCAAAATGTCTTACTGTTTTCTGCATGCTCTCATAACCTTTTGTACACACCTCTGTGGCAGCACCTACTGCCAAGTTGATTGGCTCTTTTTCCCCCACAGGCCTTGAGCTCCTTGTGAACACAAGCTGTGCTGTGTTGTGTTGCGTTTAGCTTCATGTCACTTGAGCAAAGCATAGTGCCAGGGACATGGCTGACACAGGATTTGCTTATTTGAGCAAGGGAGTGATTTTTGGAACCTTCAGAAAAGCTGTGGGTGTAGTATTTATGTTTGATGGAATATCCAattcttactttttattgttaatgACTTCACAGCCAGTGGATGgcattttctaaaatgtcatcTTTAATCTCTTTTGCTGTCTAAACTTCAATCACCTTAGGAATCTCTAAGAAGTTAAACTTAGTCTTGcatcatacacatacacatattttgcAGGTTTTcaccttaaaattattttctgtgtttctagCTTGTTCTTGAACCACAGGTGTGgtattaatcttttcttttacttaataGCATCTTTCCTGCCCTCAAGACCATGACCAGGAAACTGGCTTCTTAGCACCAAGGCTGATTTTCAAATTCTTGTTGGTTTAGGTTCTCTTAAAACTAGGCAGTCATATCTTTTTCCTATTAACACCATAATTAAATACCCAGAGCACAGTTTTGAGAAGCCCTTAGCaccatgtgtatatgcatgtgtatttgtCTGGTTTTGCATGCTCTTTTCCTAGCCCTAGCATGCACAAGTGCACTCTTGCACAGGAATGACAGAGCCTAGTTGGCTTTTGCCTCCTTTTGGAGAGCTGTTATATTTATTGGTCATATGCACAGTGGACTTCCTTCCTGTTCCATACTTGACTGGTAGTTATGGAGCACCTAATGGTCTGACAGAAGAAGATAGTTCAGCAGAGAAGGGCTCATTACAGAATTGTATGGCCTTGATTTCAGGGAACCTGTCCCCTCTGTCTACCTTCAGAATGGCTATTTCCCATTTTTGGAAGATAACTTGAGTATGTGGGTACAGAATTAAGTATTTTCGGATAATAGTAATGCAGTGTTTCATTTCTGTTCTGGGGTTGCTAGTAGAAGCAACTCTGTAGGAATAAGCTAGAGCAAGGAGTGGACATGAGTTTAGATGGCTTTTCTTTTTGTCAGACCATCACTAGCCATTGATAGAAGAGCTGTACTTTTGTGTTACTTTCCTTTTATCTTTAACAGATAGAGTGAAATATAATTTGCAACACTTGGAACCTTGTAAAAGACAACCAACCAAACAGataacaaaccaaaaagaaatcatCTAAGTCACACACTGGATAAAGCTTTCTCTGAGCAGCCTCTGACTCCTTGGACAGCAGTCCCTCCCCTTTCAGAATCCTAACACCCTGTCCCCACCACCACTCTCTCAGTGTTTCTGTTGAGGGCAAGAGTCAGACACCTagcttttgtgtttggctttaaAATCAAAGTTGTTTTATCATGTTAAACTGCCAGGACCATGTCTTCTTGGTGTAAAACCCCTGAAACATCTATTACAATGCCATAGACTCAGCAGATACTcagttgttgtatttttttatttttgttttgttttgtctttttttgagacagggtttccgctccctttgcccagactggagtgcaatggtgtgatctcagctcacagtaacttctgcctccccagctcaagcgattctcccacctgagccccccaagtagctggggctacaggcaggtgccaccatacccagctaatttttgtatttttgtagagatgggctttcgccatgtttcccaaactgatcttgaactcctgggctctagtgatctgcctgcctcagcttcccaaaatgctgggattacaggtgtgagccaccacacccagccaacactCGATTTTATGTGAAGTCACACTCTCTAGAAGGATCTGAATTCCATTTCTGTATTTATAAGCATGTAGATTATAGGAACAACTCATTTTCTAAACTAATGCTTTACCTGGTTCTCTTTTGTGTGATTTGAGGCCGTCATCACAGAAGTTAGATATCCATCAcgatgtttgtctttttttttttttttttttttaacacgttACCTCATTTATTCTCACAACATGCCTGTGAGGTAGGGAGGGGCAGGGACTGTCcctgttttacagaggaggaagttGAGGCACACAGaggtcaagtgacttgcccaacaTCAAAGACGGCAGCCAAGCTGGAAATGGGCCCCGGAGCAGGCCCTTTGGTGGGGGGGTTCCCCCTGCATCAAGCGCCAGCCAAGAGGATGTCTCGGATGCCAGAGAGGCACATACACAGCATAGAACAGCCCCTCAGGTACTGAGCTGGCCCctgccctcccccaccccgccctgCAGGCCCAGGCCATTGCAGCTCAGGGCTTATGACACCCTGGGAGTGGGATggggggcaggagagagagaaggataattggggtaaaaaaaaaaatagaacagaaaactCAGAGGCTGGGCAGATGGGCCCTTAggagttggggggagggggtggagaccaaaaaaaaaaaaagggctgctTACACACAAGGTATATATTTTTACACACACTTGTATACACACCTAGATATAgtacatgtaaaaatatatgcTATTCACACACCCGCCTCCTGTCAGGTGTCCCAAGAGCCAGCGGCGGCAGCGCTGGGTGGGCATGGGTGAGCAGATGGGCGTTTGTTAACTCTACACTCTAAGGTCTATgtgcatatgtacacatacatacagacacCGCCGCCCGCCCCTCGGGCACCGGACACAGGCGTGGCTGAGGACTGACAGCCCCCTGGAAGCCACTCGGGAGTCCTAGATTTTGCTGAAGGAAGAAGGGGCTGGAGTGTGATAACTGTGGCTTTGTCTCATTTCCACCCACCAAGACTAAAACTTCCCTCATCTGCTCAGCGGTGAGTCCTTCCTGACACTGCCCAGGGCTGGCAGGGCACCTCCCAGTGAGGCGCCTCcatctgcgtgtgtgtgtgtgcgcgtgtgagGTTGTGTGTGAGCACTtggcgggggagggaggggacgCATGTCCATCTCTCTGTCCTCTGGGCCCTCAACCGCAGAGAGGGCTGAGACCTAGAAAGCTGCTTGCCACAATGGTGACCACTGTGTGAGCTctgaagggaaaagagaaaaacataagaaTGAAAATCCAAGGTCAGAGCGGGGGTAGCTGGGGAAAGGAGGGACATGGCAGGTGCCCAAGGCTGCCCTTGGACTGTCATCATCTTGTAAACAAGCTAGTGTGAGTTCTCATCAGATAGAACAAGTAAAAAGAccacagtctggaggctgggcCGGGAGTTGCCGACGTCCATCTATCTAGTCCACCATGGccagcaagaggaaaaaaaaagttttctagttTCGTgacttttgttgattttttttgtgaGTAAAATCTTCATAACCTAAATCTGGGAGGGACCCAAAAAAGCCAAATTTTGAGCCCTTGTATGCGTCAATTTGAAAGTTGGCTAAGGGTCTCTAGACAGAATAACCATAGCAAAGGTTGAGAAAACTCTTCCGTTCGCacttagtttttgtgttttttaataatttgaaatcttttttttcctcctgcatGGTCTCAGAGCCTGGTCTGGGCCTCCGGGACATAAATCTCGATGCTGTCCGCGCTCTCGGTGGCCGAGTTCTGCCGCACAGAAGCTGCCTGCTTGGCCGCCAGGAGTCTCTTGCGGGCCTCCTGGCGCTGCTTGTCGCTGGCGTCTGAGGCCTTGTCGTGGCTCACTGCCGGCTTggatttggctggcttctttggGACCGGAGGGGGtggtttcttctcttccttcctcttctcggGGGTCTCCACCAGCTGCCAGCTGTTGGCCTTGAGGTGGTAGAGTTCATCGAACTTCATGCTGATGTCCTCGATGGACAGCTGTAGCAGGTCCCAGAACCCTGCCAGGTCCTGGGCTGTGGGGCGTGGGTTGGCATCAGGGTTCAAGTTTTGCTCACAGAGGCCCCGGAACTGCTGGAATTTCTGGGACATCAGTAGCTGGGCACTGCCCACAGCACTGAGGACTTTTCCTAAGACTTCTTCAGAGAGGTTGTTCTCTTTGGTCTCCTTGTCCATCTGGCAGCACCAGCCTTCCAGCCGCTCCGTTTCTGCCTGCAGTAGCTTTAGGAACCAGTAGCCGTCTCGGCGGCAGGCCCCTGGCTGTGCCGGCTCTGCTGGGGAGCTGGAGGAGGTCTCGAGCCAGGGGTCGGGTGGGGGCAGCGAGGACGCCTCTAGGGCAGGGTCGCTGTTGTCTCCATAGGAGAGGTTGCGCTTGATCTGGGCAATCTTGGGGGCCTGCCGGGGACCGGCATCGATGCTGATGGAGTTGGGGTGAGGGGTACAGTCCGGGAGGCTCCTCTCAGATGACTTACAGCTTGAGTCATTGGCATCCTGGGTATCCGAGTCTGTGTCCCGTCGGGAGGACATACTGTGAGAGGGAACGCTGCTTCGCTAGTCGTCCTCTACCTGAACCCCGATGGACTGGAATTTGGTAGCGGGACTGGGCTCC
This genomic stretch from Pongo pygmaeus isolate AG05252 chromosome X, NHGRI_mPonPyg2-v2.0_pri, whole genome shotgun sequence harbors:
- the LOC129025119 gene encoding disks large-associated protein 4-like; this translates as MSSRRDTDSDTQDANDSSCKSSERSLPDCTPHPNSISIDAGPRQAPKIAQIKRNLSYGDNSDPALEASSLPPPDPWLETSSSSPAEPAQPGACRRDGYWFLKLLQAETERLEGWCCQMDKETKENNLSEEVLGKVLSAVGSAQLLMSQKFQQFRGLCEQNLNPDANPRPTAQDLAGFWDLLQLSIEDISMKFDELYHLKANSWQLVETPEKRKEEKKPPPPVPKKPAKSKPAVSHDKASDASDKQRQEARKRLLAAKQAASVRQNSATESADSIEIYVPEAQTRL